Proteins from one Emys orbicularis isolate rEmyOrb1 chromosome 2, rEmyOrb1.hap1, whole genome shotgun sequence genomic window:
- the LOC135874696 gene encoding N-acetyllactosaminide beta-1,6-N-acetylglucosaminyl-transferase-like → MNSRIFCFFAVLVLSVSISLVLYTVNSPEQKHLRKLNLSVTSILAEACDALIEEKAFFVQENALKTSFGRTCCTKYLIQNHYITSPLSAEEAAFPLAYIITLHKEFDTFERLFRAIYMPQNVYCIHVDRKATAKFKQDVEKLLNCFPNAFLASKMELVVYAGISRLQADLNCMKDLLESGVRWKYLLNTCGQDFPLKTNKEIVQYLKIFKGKNITPGGLPPAHIIRRTKYVHREQIYSFASFMLWTFVRKAPPPHNLIIYFGSAYIAVTREFTELVLRDQRAIDLLEWSKDTYSPDEHFWVTLNSIPGMSDFPPTMSSLLIYVILLPNRSTILQTKWIILFSII, encoded by the coding sequence ATGAACTCAAGGatattttgcttttttgctgTGCTTGTTCTTAGTGTTTCAATTTCATTAGTTCTTTATACTGTTAATTCACCTGAGCAAAAACACCTTCGGAAGTTGAACCTCTCAGTGACTTCTATCTTAGCAGAAGCCTGTGATGCACTTATTGAAGAGAAGGCATTTTTTGTACAAGAAAACGCATTAAAAACATCATTTGGGAGAACCTGTTGCACCAAATACTTAATTCAAAATCATTATATAACCAGCCCTCTCTCAGCAGAAGAAGCTGCCTTTCCTTTGGCTTATATCATAACCCTTCATAAGGAATTTGATACTTTTGAAAGACTTTTCAGGGCTATTTATATGCCCCAAAATGTTTACTGTATCCATGTGGATCGGAAAGCAACTGCTAAGTTTAAgcaagatgtggagaaattattGAACTGTTTCCCCAATGCTTTTCTTGCCTCTAAAATGGAGCTAGTGGTATATGCTGGAATATCCAGACTTCAGGCGGATTTGAACTGCATGAAAGACCTGCTGGAATCAGGAGTTCGGTGGAAGTACCTGCTCAACACGTGTGGACAAGATTTTCCCTTGAAAACCAACAAGGAAATAGTTCAgtatctgaaaatatttaaaggGAAAAACATCACTCCTGGAGGTCTGCCTCCTGCCCATATTATCAGAAGGACCAAATATGTCCACAGGGAACAAATATACAGTTTCGCTTCTTTCATGCTGTGGACCTTTGTACGAAAAGCACCACCTCCACACAATCTGATCATCTACTTTGGCTCTGCTTATATTGCTGTCACAAGGGAATTTACCGAGTTAGTTCTCAGAGACCAGCGTGCCATTGATTTACTTGAATGGTCCAAGGACACCTATAGTCCAGATGAACATTTCTGGGTGACACTCAATTCGATACCAGGTATGTCTGACTTTCCTCCCACTATGTCCTCGCTATTAATCTATGTAATCCTTCTGCCTAACAGGTCTACTATACTTCAAACAAAGTGgatcattttattttctattatttaa